A window of Ictidomys tridecemlineatus isolate mIctTri1 chromosome 15, mIctTri1.hap1, whole genome shotgun sequence contains these coding sequences:
- the Mark4 gene encoding MAP/microtubule affinity-regulating kinase 4 isoform X1, with protein MSSRTALAPGNDRNSDTHGTLGSGRSSDKGPSWSSRSLGARCRNSIASCPEEQPHVGNYRLLRTIGKGNFAKVKLARHILTGREICMCQRSHKSQTRPEQNYGPSLLVNVAIKIIDKTQLNPSSLQKLFREVRIMKGLNHPNIVKLFEVIETEKTLYLVMEYASAGEVFDYLVSHGRMKEKEARAKFRQIVSAVHYCHQKNIVHRDLKAENLLLDAEANIKIADFGFSNEFTLGSKLDTFCGSPPYAAPELFQGKKYDGPEVDIWSLGVILYTLVSGSLPFDGHNLKELRERVLRGKYRVPFYMSTDCESILRRFLVLNPAKRCTLEQIMKDKWINIGYEGEELKPYTEPEEDFGDTKRIEVMVGMGYTREEIREALTSQKYNEVTATYLLLGRKTEEGGDRGAPGLALARVRAPSDTTNGTSASKGTSHGKGQRSSSSTYHRQRRHSDFCGPSPAPLHPKRSPTSTGEAELKEERLPGRKASCSAAGSGSRGLPPSSPMVSSAHNPNKAEIPERRKDSTSTPNNLPPSMMTRRNTYVCTERPGAERPSLLPNGKENSSGTPRVPPASPSSHSLAPPSGERSRLARGSTIRSTFHGGQVRDRRAGGGGSGGVQNGPPASPTLAHEAAPLPAGRPRPTTNLFTKLTSKLTRRVADEPERIGGPEVTSCHLPWDQTETAPRLLRFPWSVKLTSSRPPEALMAALRQATAAARCRCRQPQPFLLACLHGGAGGPEPLSHFEVEVCQLPRPGLRGVLFRRVAGTALAFRTLVTRISNDLEL; from the exons ATGTCTTCGCGGACGGCGCTGGCCCCGGGCAACGATCGGAACTCGGACACG CATGGCACCTTGGGCAGTGGCCGATCTTCAGACAAAGGACCGTCCTGGTCCAGCCGCTCCCTGGGTGCCCGCTGCCGGAACTCCATCGCCTCCTGCCCTGAGGAGCAGCCCCACGTGGGCAACTACCGCCTGCTGCGCACCATCGGGAAGGGCAACTTCGCCAAGGTCAAGCTGGCCCGGCACATCCTCACCGGGCGGGAG ATTTGTATGTGCCAGCGTAGCCACAAGAGCCAAACCAGACCAGAACAGAATTATGGGCCAAGCTTACTGGTGAAT GTTGCCATCAAGATTATTGACAAGACCCAGCTCAACCCCAGCAGTCTGCAGAAG CTGTTCCGAGAAGTCCGCATCATGAAGGGCCTCAACCACCCCAACATCG TGAAGCTCTTCGAGGTCATCGAGACGGAGAAGACACTGTACCTGGTGATGGAATACGCAAGTGCCG GAGAAGTGTTTGACTACCTCGTGTCGCACGGCCGCATGAAGGAGAAGGAAGCTCGAGCCAAGTTCCGACAG ATTGTGTCGGCCGTGCACTACTGTCACCAGAAAAACATTGTACACAGGGACCTGAAG GCCGAGAACCTCTTGCTGGACGCCGAGGCCAACATCAAGATCGCCGACTTTGGCTTCAGCAACGAGTTCACACTGGGCTCGAAGCTGGACACCTTCTGCGGGAGCCCCCCGTACGCCGCCCCGGAGCTGTTCCAGGGCAAGAAGTACGACGGGCCGGAGGTGGACATCTGGAGCCTTGGCGTCATCCTGTACACGCTCGTCAGCGGCTCCCTGCCCTTTGACGGGCACAACCTCAAG GAGCTGCGGGAGCGCGTCCTCAGAGGGAAGTACCGGGTCCCTTTCTACATGTCCACCGACTGTGAGAGCATCCTGCGGAGATTCTTGGTGCTGAACCCCGCCAAACGCTGCACTCTCGAG CAAATCATGAAAGACAAGTGGATCAACATCGGCTACGAGGGCGAGGAGCTGAAGCCATACACGGAGCCTGAGGAGGACTTCGGGGACACCAAGCGAATAG AGGTGATGGTGGGCATGGGCTACACCCGGGAAGAGATCCGAGAGGCCTTGACCAGCCAGAAGTACAACGAAGTGACTGCCACCTACCTCCTGCTGGGCAGGAAGACTGAG GAGGGTGGGGACCGCGGCGCCCCAGGGCTGGCCCTGGCACGGGTACGGGCGCCCAGCGACACCACCAACGGGACAAGCGCCAGCAAAGGCACCAGCCACGGCAAAGGGCAGCGGAGCTCCTCCTCCACCTACCACCGCCAGCGCCGGCACAGCGACTTCT GTGGCCCCTCCCCGGCACCCCTGCACCCCAAGCGCAGCCCAACCAGCACCGGGGAGGCGGAGCTCAAGGAGGAGCGGCTGCCAGGCCGGAAGGCGAGCTGCAGCGCGGCGGGGAGCGGGAGTCGGGGGCTGCCCCCGTCCAGCCCCATGGTCAGCAGCGCCCACAACCCCAACAAGGCGGAGATCCCCGAGCGGCGGAAGGACAGCACGAGCACCCCC AACAATCTCCCTCCCAGCATGATGACCCGCAGGAACACCTACGTTTGCACAGAGCGCCCAGGGGCCGAGCGCCCGTCCCTGTTGCCAAATGGCAAAGAAAACAG CTCGGGCACCCCACGGGTACCCCCCGCCTCCCCCTCCAGTCACAGCCTGGCTCCCCCATCTGGGGAGCGGAGCCGCCTAGCACGCGGCTCCACCATCCGCAGCACCTTCCACGGTGGTCAGGTCCGGGATCGGCGGGCAGGGGGCGGGGGCAGCGGGGGCGTGCAGAACGGGCCCCCAGCCTCGCCCACGCTGGCACACGAGGCTGCACCCCTGCCCGCCGGGCGGCCGCGCCCCACCACCAACCTCTTCACCAAGCTGACCTCCAAGCTGACCCGTCG GGTCGCAGACGAACCTGAGAGAATCGGGGGACCTGAGGTCACAAG TTGCCATCTACCTTGGGATCAAACGGAAACCGCCCCCCGGCTGCTCCGATTCCCCTGGAGTGTGAAGCTGACCAGCTCGCGCCCTCCCGAGGCCCTGATGGCAGCTCTGCGCCAGGCCACAGCAGCCGCCCGCTGCCGCTGCCGCCAGCCACAGCCGTTCCTGCTGGCCTGTCTGCACGGGGGTGCGGGCGGGCCCGAGCCCCTGTCCCACTTTGAAGTGGAGGTCTGCCAGCTGCCCCGGCCGGGCCTGCGGGGCGTTCTCTTCCGCCGTGTGGCGGGCACCGCCCTGGCCTTCCGCACCCTCGTCACCCGCATCTCCAACGACCTCGAGCTCTGA
- the Mark4 gene encoding MAP/microtubule affinity-regulating kinase 4 isoform X2 has translation MSSRTALAPGNDRNSDTHGTLGSGRSSDKGPSWSSRSLGARCRNSIASCPEEQPHVGNYRLLRTIGKGNFAKVKLARHILTGREVAIKIIDKTQLNPSSLQKLFREVRIMKGLNHPNIVKLFEVIETEKTLYLVMEYASAGEVFDYLVSHGRMKEKEARAKFRQIVSAVHYCHQKNIVHRDLKAENLLLDAEANIKIADFGFSNEFTLGSKLDTFCGSPPYAAPELFQGKKYDGPEVDIWSLGVILYTLVSGSLPFDGHNLKELRERVLRGKYRVPFYMSTDCESILRRFLVLNPAKRCTLEQIMKDKWINIGYEGEELKPYTEPEEDFGDTKRIEVMVGMGYTREEIREALTSQKYNEVTATYLLLGRKTEEGGDRGAPGLALARVRAPSDTTNGTSASKGTSHGKGQRSSSSTYHRQRRHSDFCGPSPAPLHPKRSPTSTGEAELKEERLPGRKASCSAAGSGSRGLPPSSPMVSSAHNPNKAEIPERRKDSTSTPNNLPPSMMTRRNTYVCTERPGAERPSLLPNGKENSSGTPRVPPASPSSHSLAPPSGERSRLARGSTIRSTFHGGQVRDRRAGGGGSGGVQNGPPASPTLAHEAAPLPAGRPRPTTNLFTKLTSKLTRRVADEPERIGGPEVTSCHLPWDQTETAPRLLRFPWSVKLTSSRPPEALMAALRQATAAARCRCRQPQPFLLACLHGGAGGPEPLSHFEVEVCQLPRPGLRGVLFRRVAGTALAFRTLVTRISNDLEL, from the exons ATGTCTTCGCGGACGGCGCTGGCCCCGGGCAACGATCGGAACTCGGACACG CATGGCACCTTGGGCAGTGGCCGATCTTCAGACAAAGGACCGTCCTGGTCCAGCCGCTCCCTGGGTGCCCGCTGCCGGAACTCCATCGCCTCCTGCCCTGAGGAGCAGCCCCACGTGGGCAACTACCGCCTGCTGCGCACCATCGGGAAGGGCAACTTCGCCAAGGTCAAGCTGGCCCGGCACATCCTCACCGGGCGGGAG GTTGCCATCAAGATTATTGACAAGACCCAGCTCAACCCCAGCAGTCTGCAGAAG CTGTTCCGAGAAGTCCGCATCATGAAGGGCCTCAACCACCCCAACATCG TGAAGCTCTTCGAGGTCATCGAGACGGAGAAGACACTGTACCTGGTGATGGAATACGCAAGTGCCG GAGAAGTGTTTGACTACCTCGTGTCGCACGGCCGCATGAAGGAGAAGGAAGCTCGAGCCAAGTTCCGACAG ATTGTGTCGGCCGTGCACTACTGTCACCAGAAAAACATTGTACACAGGGACCTGAAG GCCGAGAACCTCTTGCTGGACGCCGAGGCCAACATCAAGATCGCCGACTTTGGCTTCAGCAACGAGTTCACACTGGGCTCGAAGCTGGACACCTTCTGCGGGAGCCCCCCGTACGCCGCCCCGGAGCTGTTCCAGGGCAAGAAGTACGACGGGCCGGAGGTGGACATCTGGAGCCTTGGCGTCATCCTGTACACGCTCGTCAGCGGCTCCCTGCCCTTTGACGGGCACAACCTCAAG GAGCTGCGGGAGCGCGTCCTCAGAGGGAAGTACCGGGTCCCTTTCTACATGTCCACCGACTGTGAGAGCATCCTGCGGAGATTCTTGGTGCTGAACCCCGCCAAACGCTGCACTCTCGAG CAAATCATGAAAGACAAGTGGATCAACATCGGCTACGAGGGCGAGGAGCTGAAGCCATACACGGAGCCTGAGGAGGACTTCGGGGACACCAAGCGAATAG AGGTGATGGTGGGCATGGGCTACACCCGGGAAGAGATCCGAGAGGCCTTGACCAGCCAGAAGTACAACGAAGTGACTGCCACCTACCTCCTGCTGGGCAGGAAGACTGAG GAGGGTGGGGACCGCGGCGCCCCAGGGCTGGCCCTGGCACGGGTACGGGCGCCCAGCGACACCACCAACGGGACAAGCGCCAGCAAAGGCACCAGCCACGGCAAAGGGCAGCGGAGCTCCTCCTCCACCTACCACCGCCAGCGCCGGCACAGCGACTTCT GTGGCCCCTCCCCGGCACCCCTGCACCCCAAGCGCAGCCCAACCAGCACCGGGGAGGCGGAGCTCAAGGAGGAGCGGCTGCCAGGCCGGAAGGCGAGCTGCAGCGCGGCGGGGAGCGGGAGTCGGGGGCTGCCCCCGTCCAGCCCCATGGTCAGCAGCGCCCACAACCCCAACAAGGCGGAGATCCCCGAGCGGCGGAAGGACAGCACGAGCACCCCC AACAATCTCCCTCCCAGCATGATGACCCGCAGGAACACCTACGTTTGCACAGAGCGCCCAGGGGCCGAGCGCCCGTCCCTGTTGCCAAATGGCAAAGAAAACAG CTCGGGCACCCCACGGGTACCCCCCGCCTCCCCCTCCAGTCACAGCCTGGCTCCCCCATCTGGGGAGCGGAGCCGCCTAGCACGCGGCTCCACCATCCGCAGCACCTTCCACGGTGGTCAGGTCCGGGATCGGCGGGCAGGGGGCGGGGGCAGCGGGGGCGTGCAGAACGGGCCCCCAGCCTCGCCCACGCTGGCACACGAGGCTGCACCCCTGCCCGCCGGGCGGCCGCGCCCCACCACCAACCTCTTCACCAAGCTGACCTCCAAGCTGACCCGTCG GGTCGCAGACGAACCTGAGAGAATCGGGGGACCTGAGGTCACAAG TTGCCATCTACCTTGGGATCAAACGGAAACCGCCCCCCGGCTGCTCCGATTCCCCTGGAGTGTGAAGCTGACCAGCTCGCGCCCTCCCGAGGCCCTGATGGCAGCTCTGCGCCAGGCCACAGCAGCCGCCCGCTGCCGCTGCCGCCAGCCACAGCCGTTCCTGCTGGCCTGTCTGCACGGGGGTGCGGGCGGGCCCGAGCCCCTGTCCCACTTTGAAGTGGAGGTCTGCCAGCTGCCCCGGCCGGGCCTGCGGGGCGTTCTCTTCCGCCGTGTGGCGGGCACCGCCCTGGCCTTCCGCACCCTCGTCACCCGCATCTCCAACGACCTCGAGCTCTGA
- the Mark4 gene encoding MAP/microtubule affinity-regulating kinase 4 isoform X4 has translation MCQRSHKSQTRPEQNYGPSLLVNVAIKIIDKTQLNPSSLQKLFREVRIMKGLNHPNIVKLFEVIETEKTLYLVMEYASAGEVFDYLVSHGRMKEKEARAKFRQIVSAVHYCHQKNIVHRDLKAENLLLDAEANIKIADFGFSNEFTLGSKLDTFCGSPPYAAPELFQGKKYDGPEVDIWSLGVILYTLVSGSLPFDGHNLKELRERVLRGKYRVPFYMSTDCESILRRFLVLNPAKRCTLEQIMKDKWINIGYEGEELKPYTEPEEDFGDTKRIEVMVGMGYTREEIREALTSQKYNEVTATYLLLGRKTEEGGDRGAPGLALARVRAPSDTTNGTSASKGTSHGKGQRSSSSTYHRQRRHSDFCGPSPAPLHPKRSPTSTGEAELKEERLPGRKASCSAAGSGSRGLPPSSPMVSSAHNPNKAEIPERRKDSTSTPNNLPPSMMTRRNTYVCTERPGAERPSLLPNGKENSSGTPRVPPASPSSHSLAPPSGERSRLARGSTIRSTFHGGQVRDRRAGGGGSGGVQNGPPASPTLAHEAAPLPAGRPRPTTNLFTKLTSKLTRRVADEPERIGGPEVTSCHLPWDQTETAPRLLRFPWSVKLTSSRPPEALMAALRQATAAARCRCRQPQPFLLACLHGGAGGPEPLSHFEVEVCQLPRPGLRGVLFRRVAGTALAFRTLVTRISNDLEL, from the exons ATGTGCCAGCGTAGCCACAAGAGCCAAACCAGACCAGAACAGAATTATGGGCCAAGCTTACTGGTGAAT GTTGCCATCAAGATTATTGACAAGACCCAGCTCAACCCCAGCAGTCTGCAGAAG CTGTTCCGAGAAGTCCGCATCATGAAGGGCCTCAACCACCCCAACATCG TGAAGCTCTTCGAGGTCATCGAGACGGAGAAGACACTGTACCTGGTGATGGAATACGCAAGTGCCG GAGAAGTGTTTGACTACCTCGTGTCGCACGGCCGCATGAAGGAGAAGGAAGCTCGAGCCAAGTTCCGACAG ATTGTGTCGGCCGTGCACTACTGTCACCAGAAAAACATTGTACACAGGGACCTGAAG GCCGAGAACCTCTTGCTGGACGCCGAGGCCAACATCAAGATCGCCGACTTTGGCTTCAGCAACGAGTTCACACTGGGCTCGAAGCTGGACACCTTCTGCGGGAGCCCCCCGTACGCCGCCCCGGAGCTGTTCCAGGGCAAGAAGTACGACGGGCCGGAGGTGGACATCTGGAGCCTTGGCGTCATCCTGTACACGCTCGTCAGCGGCTCCCTGCCCTTTGACGGGCACAACCTCAAG GAGCTGCGGGAGCGCGTCCTCAGAGGGAAGTACCGGGTCCCTTTCTACATGTCCACCGACTGTGAGAGCATCCTGCGGAGATTCTTGGTGCTGAACCCCGCCAAACGCTGCACTCTCGAG CAAATCATGAAAGACAAGTGGATCAACATCGGCTACGAGGGCGAGGAGCTGAAGCCATACACGGAGCCTGAGGAGGACTTCGGGGACACCAAGCGAATAG AGGTGATGGTGGGCATGGGCTACACCCGGGAAGAGATCCGAGAGGCCTTGACCAGCCAGAAGTACAACGAAGTGACTGCCACCTACCTCCTGCTGGGCAGGAAGACTGAG GAGGGTGGGGACCGCGGCGCCCCAGGGCTGGCCCTGGCACGGGTACGGGCGCCCAGCGACACCACCAACGGGACAAGCGCCAGCAAAGGCACCAGCCACGGCAAAGGGCAGCGGAGCTCCTCCTCCACCTACCACCGCCAGCGCCGGCACAGCGACTTCT GTGGCCCCTCCCCGGCACCCCTGCACCCCAAGCGCAGCCCAACCAGCACCGGGGAGGCGGAGCTCAAGGAGGAGCGGCTGCCAGGCCGGAAGGCGAGCTGCAGCGCGGCGGGGAGCGGGAGTCGGGGGCTGCCCCCGTCCAGCCCCATGGTCAGCAGCGCCCACAACCCCAACAAGGCGGAGATCCCCGAGCGGCGGAAGGACAGCACGAGCACCCCC AACAATCTCCCTCCCAGCATGATGACCCGCAGGAACACCTACGTTTGCACAGAGCGCCCAGGGGCCGAGCGCCCGTCCCTGTTGCCAAATGGCAAAGAAAACAG CTCGGGCACCCCACGGGTACCCCCCGCCTCCCCCTCCAGTCACAGCCTGGCTCCCCCATCTGGGGAGCGGAGCCGCCTAGCACGCGGCTCCACCATCCGCAGCACCTTCCACGGTGGTCAGGTCCGGGATCGGCGGGCAGGGGGCGGGGGCAGCGGGGGCGTGCAGAACGGGCCCCCAGCCTCGCCCACGCTGGCACACGAGGCTGCACCCCTGCCCGCCGGGCGGCCGCGCCCCACCACCAACCTCTTCACCAAGCTGACCTCCAAGCTGACCCGTCG GGTCGCAGACGAACCTGAGAGAATCGGGGGACCTGAGGTCACAAG TTGCCATCTACCTTGGGATCAAACGGAAACCGCCCCCCGGCTGCTCCGATTCCCCTGGAGTGTGAAGCTGACCAGCTCGCGCCCTCCCGAGGCCCTGATGGCAGCTCTGCGCCAGGCCACAGCAGCCGCCCGCTGCCGCTGCCGCCAGCCACAGCCGTTCCTGCTGGCCTGTCTGCACGGGGGTGCGGGCGGGCCCGAGCCCCTGTCCCACTTTGAAGTGGAGGTCTGCCAGCTGCCCCGGCCGGGCCTGCGGGGCGTTCTCTTCCGCCGTGTGGCGGGCACCGCCCTGGCCTTCCGCACCCTCGTCACCCGCATCTCCAACGACCTCGAGCTCTGA
- the Mark4 gene encoding MAP/microtubule affinity-regulating kinase 4 isoform X5, protein MSSRTALAPGNDRNSDTHGTLGSGRSSDKGPSWSSRSLGARCRNSIASCPEEQPHVGNYRLLRTIGKGNFAKVKLARHILTGREVAIKIIDKTQLNPSSLQKLFREVRIMKGLNHPNIVKLFEVIETEKTLYLVMEYASAGEVFDYLVSHGRMKEKEARAKFRQIVSAVHYCHQKNIVHRDLKAENLLLDAEANIKIADFGFSNEFTLGSKLDTFCGSPPYAAPELFQGKKYDGPEVDIWSLGVILYTLVSGSLPFDGHNLKELRERVLRGKYRVPFYMSTDCESILRRFLVLNPAKRCTLEQIMKDKWINIGYEGEELKPYTEPEEDFGDTKRIEVMVGMGYTREEIREALTSQKYNEVTATYLLLGRKTEEGGDRGAPGLALARVRAPSDTTNGTSASKGTSHGKGQRSSSSTYHRQRRHSDFCGPSPAPLHPKRSPTSTGEAELKEERLPGRKASCSAAGSGSRGLPPSSPMVSSAHNPNKAEIPERRKDSTSTPNNLPPSMMTRRNTYVCTERPGAERPSLLPNGKENSSGTPRVPPASPSSHSLAPPSGERSRLARGSTIRSTFHGGQVRDRRAGGGGSGGVQNGPPASPTLAHEAAPLPAGRPRPTTNLFTKLTSKLTRRVTLDPSKRQNSNRCVSGASLPQGSKIRSQTNLRESGDLRSQVAIYLGIKRKPPPGCSDSPGV, encoded by the exons ATGTCTTCGCGGACGGCGCTGGCCCCGGGCAACGATCGGAACTCGGACACG CATGGCACCTTGGGCAGTGGCCGATCTTCAGACAAAGGACCGTCCTGGTCCAGCCGCTCCCTGGGTGCCCGCTGCCGGAACTCCATCGCCTCCTGCCCTGAGGAGCAGCCCCACGTGGGCAACTACCGCCTGCTGCGCACCATCGGGAAGGGCAACTTCGCCAAGGTCAAGCTGGCCCGGCACATCCTCACCGGGCGGGAG GTTGCCATCAAGATTATTGACAAGACCCAGCTCAACCCCAGCAGTCTGCAGAAG CTGTTCCGAGAAGTCCGCATCATGAAGGGCCTCAACCACCCCAACATCG TGAAGCTCTTCGAGGTCATCGAGACGGAGAAGACACTGTACCTGGTGATGGAATACGCAAGTGCCG GAGAAGTGTTTGACTACCTCGTGTCGCACGGCCGCATGAAGGAGAAGGAAGCTCGAGCCAAGTTCCGACAG ATTGTGTCGGCCGTGCACTACTGTCACCAGAAAAACATTGTACACAGGGACCTGAAG GCCGAGAACCTCTTGCTGGACGCCGAGGCCAACATCAAGATCGCCGACTTTGGCTTCAGCAACGAGTTCACACTGGGCTCGAAGCTGGACACCTTCTGCGGGAGCCCCCCGTACGCCGCCCCGGAGCTGTTCCAGGGCAAGAAGTACGACGGGCCGGAGGTGGACATCTGGAGCCTTGGCGTCATCCTGTACACGCTCGTCAGCGGCTCCCTGCCCTTTGACGGGCACAACCTCAAG GAGCTGCGGGAGCGCGTCCTCAGAGGGAAGTACCGGGTCCCTTTCTACATGTCCACCGACTGTGAGAGCATCCTGCGGAGATTCTTGGTGCTGAACCCCGCCAAACGCTGCACTCTCGAG CAAATCATGAAAGACAAGTGGATCAACATCGGCTACGAGGGCGAGGAGCTGAAGCCATACACGGAGCCTGAGGAGGACTTCGGGGACACCAAGCGAATAG AGGTGATGGTGGGCATGGGCTACACCCGGGAAGAGATCCGAGAGGCCTTGACCAGCCAGAAGTACAACGAAGTGACTGCCACCTACCTCCTGCTGGGCAGGAAGACTGAG GAGGGTGGGGACCGCGGCGCCCCAGGGCTGGCCCTGGCACGGGTACGGGCGCCCAGCGACACCACCAACGGGACAAGCGCCAGCAAAGGCACCAGCCACGGCAAAGGGCAGCGGAGCTCCTCCTCCACCTACCACCGCCAGCGCCGGCACAGCGACTTCT GTGGCCCCTCCCCGGCACCCCTGCACCCCAAGCGCAGCCCAACCAGCACCGGGGAGGCGGAGCTCAAGGAGGAGCGGCTGCCAGGCCGGAAGGCGAGCTGCAGCGCGGCGGGGAGCGGGAGTCGGGGGCTGCCCCCGTCCAGCCCCATGGTCAGCAGCGCCCACAACCCCAACAAGGCGGAGATCCCCGAGCGGCGGAAGGACAGCACGAGCACCCCC AACAATCTCCCTCCCAGCATGATGACCCGCAGGAACACCTACGTTTGCACAGAGCGCCCAGGGGCCGAGCGCCCGTCCCTGTTGCCAAATGGCAAAGAAAACAG CTCGGGCACCCCACGGGTACCCCCCGCCTCCCCCTCCAGTCACAGCCTGGCTCCCCCATCTGGGGAGCGGAGCCGCCTAGCACGCGGCTCCACCATCCGCAGCACCTTCCACGGTGGTCAGGTCCGGGATCGGCGGGCAGGGGGCGGGGGCAGCGGGGGCGTGCAGAACGGGCCCCCAGCCTCGCCCACGCTGGCACACGAGGCTGCACCCCTGCCCGCCGGGCGGCCGCGCCCCACCACCAACCTCTTCACCAAGCTGACCTCCAAGCTGACCCGTCG GGTCACCCTCGATCCCTCTAAACGGCAGAATTCTAACCGCTGCGTTTCGGGCGCCTCTCTGCCCCAGGGATCCAAGATCA GGTCGCAGACGAACCTGAGAGAATCGGGGGACCTGAGGTCACAAG TTGCCATCTACCTTGGGATCAAACGGAAACCGCCCCCCGGCTGCTCCGATTCCCCTGGAGTGTGA
- the Mark4 gene encoding MAP/microtubule affinity-regulating kinase 4 isoform X3 codes for MSSRTALAPGNDRNSDTHGTLGSGRSSDKGPSWSSRSLGARCRNSIASCPEEQPHVGNYRLLRTIGKGNFAKVKLARHILTGREICMCQRSHKSQTRPEQNYGPSLLVNVAIKIIDKTQLNPSSLQKLFREVRIMKGLNHPNIVKLFEVIETEKTLYLVMEYASAGEVFDYLVSHGRMKEKEARAKFRQIVSAVHYCHQKNIVHRDLKAENLLLDAEANIKIADFGFSNEFTLGSKLDTFCGSPPYAAPELFQGKKYDGPEVDIWSLGVILYTLVSGSLPFDGHNLKELRERVLRGKYRVPFYMSTDCESILRRFLVLNPAKRCTLEQIMKDKWINIGYEGEELKPYTEPEEDFGDTKRIEVMVGMGYTREEIREALTSQKYNEVTATYLLLGRKTEEGGDRGAPGLALARVRAPSDTTNGTSASKGTSHGKGQRSSSSTYHRQRRHSDFCGPSPAPLHPKRSPTSTGEAELKEERLPGRKASCSAAGSGSRGLPPSSPMVSSAHNPNKAEIPERRKDSTSTPNNLPPSMMTRRNTYVCTERPGAERPSLLPNGKENSSGTPRVPPASPSSHSLAPPSGERSRLARGSTIRSTFHGGQVRDRRAGGGGSGGVQNGPPASPTLAHEAAPLPAGRPRPTTNLFTKLTSKLTRRVTLDPSKRQNSNRCVSGASLPQGSKIRSQTNLRESGDLRSQVAIYLGIKRKPPPGCSDSPGV; via the exons ATGTCTTCGCGGACGGCGCTGGCCCCGGGCAACGATCGGAACTCGGACACG CATGGCACCTTGGGCAGTGGCCGATCTTCAGACAAAGGACCGTCCTGGTCCAGCCGCTCCCTGGGTGCCCGCTGCCGGAACTCCATCGCCTCCTGCCCTGAGGAGCAGCCCCACGTGGGCAACTACCGCCTGCTGCGCACCATCGGGAAGGGCAACTTCGCCAAGGTCAAGCTGGCCCGGCACATCCTCACCGGGCGGGAG ATTTGTATGTGCCAGCGTAGCCACAAGAGCCAAACCAGACCAGAACAGAATTATGGGCCAAGCTTACTGGTGAAT GTTGCCATCAAGATTATTGACAAGACCCAGCTCAACCCCAGCAGTCTGCAGAAG CTGTTCCGAGAAGTCCGCATCATGAAGGGCCTCAACCACCCCAACATCG TGAAGCTCTTCGAGGTCATCGAGACGGAGAAGACACTGTACCTGGTGATGGAATACGCAAGTGCCG GAGAAGTGTTTGACTACCTCGTGTCGCACGGCCGCATGAAGGAGAAGGAAGCTCGAGCCAAGTTCCGACAG ATTGTGTCGGCCGTGCACTACTGTCACCAGAAAAACATTGTACACAGGGACCTGAAG GCCGAGAACCTCTTGCTGGACGCCGAGGCCAACATCAAGATCGCCGACTTTGGCTTCAGCAACGAGTTCACACTGGGCTCGAAGCTGGACACCTTCTGCGGGAGCCCCCCGTACGCCGCCCCGGAGCTGTTCCAGGGCAAGAAGTACGACGGGCCGGAGGTGGACATCTGGAGCCTTGGCGTCATCCTGTACACGCTCGTCAGCGGCTCCCTGCCCTTTGACGGGCACAACCTCAAG GAGCTGCGGGAGCGCGTCCTCAGAGGGAAGTACCGGGTCCCTTTCTACATGTCCACCGACTGTGAGAGCATCCTGCGGAGATTCTTGGTGCTGAACCCCGCCAAACGCTGCACTCTCGAG CAAATCATGAAAGACAAGTGGATCAACATCGGCTACGAGGGCGAGGAGCTGAAGCCATACACGGAGCCTGAGGAGGACTTCGGGGACACCAAGCGAATAG AGGTGATGGTGGGCATGGGCTACACCCGGGAAGAGATCCGAGAGGCCTTGACCAGCCAGAAGTACAACGAAGTGACTGCCACCTACCTCCTGCTGGGCAGGAAGACTGAG GAGGGTGGGGACCGCGGCGCCCCAGGGCTGGCCCTGGCACGGGTACGGGCGCCCAGCGACACCACCAACGGGACAAGCGCCAGCAAAGGCACCAGCCACGGCAAAGGGCAGCGGAGCTCCTCCTCCACCTACCACCGCCAGCGCCGGCACAGCGACTTCT GTGGCCCCTCCCCGGCACCCCTGCACCCCAAGCGCAGCCCAACCAGCACCGGGGAGGCGGAGCTCAAGGAGGAGCGGCTGCCAGGCCGGAAGGCGAGCTGCAGCGCGGCGGGGAGCGGGAGTCGGGGGCTGCCCCCGTCCAGCCCCATGGTCAGCAGCGCCCACAACCCCAACAAGGCGGAGATCCCCGAGCGGCGGAAGGACAGCACGAGCACCCCC AACAATCTCCCTCCCAGCATGATGACCCGCAGGAACACCTACGTTTGCACAGAGCGCCCAGGGGCCGAGCGCCCGTCCCTGTTGCCAAATGGCAAAGAAAACAG CTCGGGCACCCCACGGGTACCCCCCGCCTCCCCCTCCAGTCACAGCCTGGCTCCCCCATCTGGGGAGCGGAGCCGCCTAGCACGCGGCTCCACCATCCGCAGCACCTTCCACGGTGGTCAGGTCCGGGATCGGCGGGCAGGGGGCGGGGGCAGCGGGGGCGTGCAGAACGGGCCCCCAGCCTCGCCCACGCTGGCACACGAGGCTGCACCCCTGCCCGCCGGGCGGCCGCGCCCCACCACCAACCTCTTCACCAAGCTGACCTCCAAGCTGACCCGTCG GGTCACCCTCGATCCCTCTAAACGGCAGAATTCTAACCGCTGCGTTTCGGGCGCCTCTCTGCCCCAGGGATCCAAGATCA GGTCGCAGACGAACCTGAGAGAATCGGGGGACCTGAGGTCACAAG TTGCCATCTACCTTGGGATCAAACGGAAACCGCCCCCCGGCTGCTCCGATTCCCCTGGAGTGTGA